A window of Pirellula sp. SH-Sr6A contains these coding sequences:
- a CDS encoding alanine/glycine:cation symporter family protein, with amino-acid sequence MASSNVVPCSTGSRMLVSMKAQWSALLLMMIGSLMTIVLGGPQAFGAEEPKRRTAAESHALELPATLPPKSSATKAANESPDAKKDWVDQVDSVFGTWLVKPLELVLFYDFRTKEFLGTSVPFVVIWLLFGGVFLTLRMAFINLRGFYHAIELIRGTYDEKDDQGDVSHFQALASALSGTVGLGNIAGVAIAIGQGGPGATFWMIVCGLLGMTSKFSECTLAVMYRRTDEEGLVLGGPMIYLRDGLARMGLGPLGSVLAIAFTFLCIGGSLGGGNSYQVVQSLNALQSEEVFSFLRPGQYPWIYGVVMVVLVGAVIIGGIKSIGNFAGRVVPFMCLAYLVVCLSILGMNFSQIPYAVSEIFRGAFTPDGLYGGFLGVMVLGIKRACFSNEAGAGSAAIAHAAARTKEPVSEGMVALLEPFIDTVVVCTLTALTIVVTGVYRQPEILQLAQDNKGSMITLAAFTQNASFEWFKYILYLAVFLFAYSTCVSWSYYGERCCVALFGNRSSLPYKVLFLTFTFLGSVVSPTNILDFSDMMILSMAIPNLIGVFLLSNRIRSELDRYWARYKSGELLPKHE; translated from the coding sequence ATGGCAAGCAGCAATGTCGTGCCGTGTTCCACCGGTTCACGAATGCTCGTCAGCATGAAGGCTCAATGGTCGGCTCTCTTGTTGATGATGATTGGCTCGTTGATGACGATTGTCTTGGGTGGCCCCCAAGCGTTCGGTGCGGAAGAGCCAAAGAGACGGACCGCTGCGGAATCCCATGCGTTGGAACTCCCGGCTACTTTGCCCCCCAAGTCATCTGCGACCAAGGCCGCAAACGAAAGTCCTGATGCGAAAAAGGACTGGGTGGATCAAGTCGATAGCGTGTTCGGAACTTGGCTCGTCAAGCCTCTCGAACTGGTGTTGTTTTACGATTTTCGAACCAAAGAGTTTCTGGGAACCAGCGTCCCTTTCGTCGTGATTTGGCTCCTTTTCGGGGGTGTGTTCCTCACCTTACGGATGGCCTTTATCAACTTGCGGGGCTTCTACCATGCCATCGAACTGATTCGAGGCACCTATGATGAAAAAGATGATCAAGGGGACGTTTCCCACTTCCAAGCGTTGGCATCCGCTTTGTCCGGAACCGTTGGTCTGGGAAATATCGCCGGCGTTGCCATCGCGATTGGACAAGGGGGACCAGGGGCAACCTTTTGGATGATCGTCTGCGGACTGCTTGGGATGACGAGCAAGTTTTCGGAATGCACGCTCGCCGTTATGTATCGGCGCACCGACGAGGAAGGGCTGGTGTTAGGGGGCCCAATGATTTACTTGCGAGACGGTCTCGCCCGCATGGGACTCGGCCCGTTAGGATCGGTGCTCGCCATCGCCTTTACCTTCCTCTGCATCGGTGGATCGCTCGGAGGAGGCAACTCTTACCAAGTCGTTCAATCGCTGAATGCACTGCAATCGGAGGAGGTCTTTTCCTTTTTGAGACCAGGACAGTATCCATGGATTTATGGCGTTGTCATGGTGGTCTTGGTTGGGGCCGTAATCATCGGAGGGATCAAGTCGATCGGCAATTTTGCAGGCCGAGTCGTGCCGTTCATGTGCCTAGCTTATCTAGTGGTCTGTCTATCCATCCTCGGAATGAACTTCTCTCAAATCCCATATGCGGTAAGCGAGATCTTTCGAGGCGCCTTCACACCCGATGGTCTGTATGGTGGCTTTTTGGGAGTCATGGTTCTCGGAATCAAACGAGCCTGCTTCTCCAACGAAGCCGGGGCCGGATCCGCTGCGATCGCTCACGCGGCTGCGAGGACCAAAGAACCTGTAAGTGAAGGGATGGTCGCTCTTCTCGAACCTTTCATCGACACGGTTGTTGTCTGCACGCTCACGGCATTGACGATTGTCGTCACCGGTGTCTACCGACAACCTGAGATCCTCCAACTGGCGCAGGACAACAAGGGATCGATGATCACGCTGGCTGCGTTCACCCAGAACGCGAGCTTCGAGTGGTTCAAGTACATCCTCTACCTAGCCGTTTTCCTGTTTGCGTATTCCACCTGCGTTTCCTGGTCCTATTACGGGGAACGTTGCTGCGTGGCATTGTTCGGAAATCGATCCAGCCTCCCTTATAAAGTACTGTTCCTCACCTTCACGTTCCTAGGTTCGGTTGTTAGCCCTACAAACATTCTTGACTTTAGTGACATGATGATCCTCTCGATGGCTATCCCCAACTTGATCGGAGTCTTTTTGCTAAGCAATCGAATCCGTTCTGAACTGGATCGCTATTGGGCCCGGTACAAGAGCGGCGAACTGTTACCTAAGCACGAGTGA
- a CDS encoding DinB family protein produces MFDRKRIDVYEKGGEKLKQAYEGVTSEQLQAVPPDGSWSLQKIAIHLLDADLIGSDRMKRIASMPIPLLVGFDETAFASLPGSELLSAHDAVDLFHRNRCMTATILRHLPDNAFERFGIHTEGGKVTLSDMLENYIHHLDHHLAFVAKKRKPVASQSAG; encoded by the coding sequence ATGTTCGATCGCAAACGCATCGACGTTTACGAAAAAGGTGGTGAGAAACTAAAGCAGGCTTACGAAGGGGTTACTTCCGAGCAATTGCAGGCGGTTCCGCCGGATGGTTCTTGGTCGCTACAAAAGATCGCAATTCATTTGCTAGATGCCGATTTGATCGGGAGCGATCGGATGAAGCGAATTGCCAGCATGCCCATTCCGCTCTTGGTCGGTTTTGATGAGACAGCCTTCGCTAGTCTTCCCGGTAGCGAACTCCTTTCAGCGCACGACGCCGTCGATCTGTTTCATCGAAACCGCTGCATGACGGCGACCATTCTGCGACACTTACCAGACAACGCCTTCGAACGCTTCGGCATTCACACCGAGGGTGGAAAAGTAACTCTGTCGGATATGCTTGAAAACTATATCCATCACCTGGATCATCATCTGGCGTTTGTGGCCAAGAAACGGAAGCCCGTCGCGTCACAATCCGCCGGGTAG
- a CDS encoding glutathione peroxidase, whose amino-acid sequence MSNYKSLFAGIVAMAMMSGYVCTPCMNSPVMADEKKTDVPPSLAFQMKDLDGKPVDLAKYKGKVVLFVNVASKCGYTKQYEGLQKLFEKYESKGLVVVGVPCNQFGGQEAGSNKEIREFCTSKYQVTFDMLDKVEVNGDNACDLYKYLTTQQTTPLPAGKVKWNFEKFVVNRDGKVVGRFSSAVTPENDELVALIEKSLGK is encoded by the coding sequence ATGTCGAATTACAAATCGTTGTTTGCAGGTATTGTGGCAATGGCCATGATGTCCGGTTACGTCTGTACCCCTTGCATGAATTCCCCAGTTATGGCCGACGAAAAGAAGACGGACGTCCCCCCTTCCTTGGCGTTTCAAATGAAAGATCTCGACGGGAAGCCTGTCGATTTGGCGAAGTACAAAGGGAAAGTGGTTTTGTTCGTAAATGTCGCCAGCAAGTGTGGTTACACGAAACAATACGAAGGCCTCCAAAAGTTGTTTGAGAAATACGAATCGAAGGGATTGGTCGTCGTAGGCGTCCCCTGCAATCAGTTCGGTGGACAAGAAGCGGGCAGCAACAAGGAGATCCGAGAGTTCTGCACCAGCAAGTACCAAGTCACCTTCGACATGCTCGACAAAGTAGAAGTCAACGGCGATAACGCTTGCGATCTCTACAAGTATCTTACGACCCAGCAAACGACCCCGCTCCCTGCTGGTAAGGTGAAGTGGAATTTCGAAAAGTTCGTTGTCAATCGGGATGGCAAGGTCGTGGGCCGGTTCAGTTCCGCTGTGACCCCGGAAAACGATGAATTGGTCGCTCTGATCGAAAAATCCCTAGGAAAGTAA
- a CDS encoding ATP-binding protein produces the protein MMSEGVRYSLAEPHISTAIWLTQLRWVAVAGQLLVIGSVVLLVLIPLPLLPLLALVAWTAASNIGLGVWARRLRNSLAHSPSRVGYESSSSLVADAATDDSIGSRVLTAILCMDVVTLTGLLYFTGGGANPFLIFYFANIAIAGMILPRQLAWVVAFLSVAGVSWLLNEARSIDVIANSPLDPNAPWGVSKFAFLVAFATSSCVITFFVTMLAGQLREREKQLAIAEQEKERSRRLEAMATLAAGAGHELASPLSTIAVVAKELSRNLEKYEVSSGIRRDVELIREELNRCRDILHRMKSGAGEAAAEHLHPISLSELIQETVQAMREPHRVVVDLPADIAERRGLLPKQALSQALRNLIQNGLDASPPEAIVTLTIREQDNAPGFKKWEVTITDSGTGLSEEVSRRIGEPFFTTKEVGQGMGLGVFLTRNVIQGIGGTMKFMSRAEGGTICEVEIPTKSV, from the coding sequence ATGATGAGTGAAGGGGTACGATACTCTCTCGCGGAACCCCACATTTCCACCGCGATCTGGTTAACGCAATTGCGTTGGGTGGCGGTTGCGGGCCAGTTATTGGTGATTGGTTCTGTGGTTCTGCTGGTCCTGATACCACTCCCCCTCTTACCGCTTCTCGCACTGGTAGCCTGGACTGCCGCAAGCAACATTGGTTTGGGGGTATGGGCTAGACGGCTTCGAAATTCACTTGCACACTCCCCGTCCAGAGTTGGGTACGAATCGTCGAGCTCTCTTGTGGCCGATGCGGCCACCGACGACTCGATCGGCAGTCGCGTTCTCACTGCGATTCTCTGTATGGATGTTGTCACGCTGACGGGGCTTCTCTATTTCACAGGGGGCGGCGCCAACCCCTTTCTTATCTTCTACTTCGCAAACATAGCGATCGCGGGGATGATCCTGCCTCGCCAGTTAGCTTGGGTGGTTGCATTCCTTTCGGTCGCAGGGGTTAGCTGGCTACTGAATGAGGCACGATCGATCGATGTCATCGCCAATTCCCCACTGGATCCCAACGCACCTTGGGGAGTTTCCAAGTTCGCGTTTCTTGTCGCCTTTGCAACCAGCTCCTGCGTGATCACGTTTTTCGTCACCATGCTCGCAGGGCAGCTTCGGGAACGGGAGAAACAACTGGCCATCGCAGAACAGGAAAAGGAGAGATCGCGACGGCTAGAAGCCATGGCGACGTTGGCAGCAGGAGCGGGACATGAGCTTGCCAGTCCGCTGTCGACCATCGCCGTTGTTGCAAAGGAGCTTTCTCGTAATCTTGAGAAGTACGAGGTTTCGTCGGGCATTCGGCGCGATGTGGAATTGATTCGTGAGGAGCTGAACCGGTGCCGCGATATTTTGCATCGGATGAAAAGCGGGGCAGGAGAAGCCGCAGCGGAACATTTGCACCCGATCTCCCTCTCTGAGCTCATCCAAGAAACCGTCCAAGCCATGCGAGAACCGCATCGCGTCGTCGTCGATTTGCCAGCAGACATCGCCGAAAGAAGGGGGTTGCTTCCCAAGCAAGCCCTCTCGCAGGCGCTGCGAAATTTAATCCAAAATGGACTCGACGCCTCTCCCCCCGAAGCGATCGTGACATTGACGATTCGTGAACAAGATAATGCACCTGGGTTCAAGAAGTGGGAGGTAACAATTACCGATAGCGGTACAGGACTCAGCGAGGAAGTCTCGCGCCGTATCGGCGAACCCTTCTTTACGACCAAGGAAGTGGGGCAAGGAATGGGGCTCGGAGTGTTCCTGACCCGCAATGTCATTCAAGGGATCGGCGGGACGATGAAATTCATGAGCCGAGCAGAGGGTGGAACCATTTGCGAAGTCGAAATACCCACCAAGAGCGTTTAA
- the rplS gene encoding 50S ribosomal protein L19 gives MSQRLLQLVEQSSLKDKVDTFGIGDTVDVHTKIQEGNKERIQVFSGTVIAKSGSGTREMFVVRRIVAGEGVERKFPVHSPRIDKIEVKRRSVIRRAKLYFLRGRTGKSVRLEERRG, from the coding sequence ATGAGCCAACGATTGCTCCAATTGGTTGAACAGTCTTCCCTGAAGGATAAAGTGGATACGTTCGGGATTGGGGACACAGTCGATGTCCACACGAAGATTCAGGAAGGCAACAAAGAACGGATCCAGGTTTTCAGTGGAACCGTGATTGCTAAGAGTGGATCGGGAACCCGTGAAATGTTCGTCGTTCGCCGCATTGTGGCTGGTGAAGGTGTCGAACGTAAGTTCCCAGTTCATTCGCCACGTATCGACAAGATCGAGGTGAAGCGCCGATCGGTTATTCGCCGTGCAAAGCTCTACTTCTTGCGTGGACGCACCGGTAAGTCGGTCCGTTTGGAAGAACGCCGCGGTTAG
- a CDS encoding YidH family protein: protein MATGDPEQDPRIYMAAERTFLAWIRTGVAMMGFGFVIARFGFFLRELASQRFQDEPNRLGVSLPLGISLVIVGTVVIFLSVVRHHRYIEAIDRNEFRRAFGSTFAILVAGLLCVVGIAMSIYLARL, encoded by the coding sequence ATGGCGACCGGTGACCCCGAACAAGACCCTCGCATTTACATGGCTGCCGAGAGAACCTTTCTCGCATGGATTCGCACCGGTGTCGCGATGATGGGATTTGGCTTCGTGATTGCACGATTCGGTTTTTTTCTTCGTGAATTGGCCAGCCAGCGTTTTCAGGACGAACCCAATCGATTGGGTGTTTCTTTACCTTTGGGCATTTCGCTGGTCATCGTGGGGACCGTCGTCATCTTCCTTTCAGTTGTTCGACACCATCGCTACATCGAAGCGATCGATCGCAACGAATTTCGCAGAGCGTTTGGCTCGACATTCGCGATTTTGGTTGCAGGGTTACTATGCGTGGTAGGCATAGCCATGTCGATTTACTTGGCCCGACTCTAG
- the holA gene encoding DNA polymerase III subunit delta, which yields MGFSFFWPERGSTLAEKATAQQAFEFLDSTVARPLPYLIACFGSDDFLRRESIRHWVMGSGIEAESVRSFEGDEAAWRDVHDQLSTRSLFDDLGIRIAVVRNADKFISKYRESLEKWADSQSSDCSLILEIQTFPANTKLYTAISKKGKLVKCTPPQKASWGNPPDDKALQQWVVSWGKSRHGLELTANQAALVVERIGAVCGLIDCELAKLALFKDGKGNVPNDRVAELIGGWRTQTAWEVADAIADGKTSVALEQLEKLLHAGQTTVGLAAQISWSLRRYGVAAQWIEQCEKEGDKVSLGSALEKAGFNRFDLAKSEARLRRIGRARAKNLLQALVDLELKLKGSHSNEYRARFAFESLIFSLS from the coding sequence ATGGGATTTTCTTTTTTCTGGCCGGAACGAGGAAGCACATTGGCAGAAAAGGCAACGGCACAGCAAGCCTTTGAATTCTTGGATAGTACCGTAGCGCGACCTCTGCCTTATCTTATCGCGTGCTTTGGTAGCGACGATTTCTTGCGGCGCGAATCGATCCGCCACTGGGTTATGGGGAGCGGGATTGAAGCGGAGTCTGTCCGGAGTTTTGAAGGGGACGAGGCGGCATGGCGCGATGTGCACGATCAGTTGTCGACTCGTTCCTTGTTTGATGATTTGGGGATCCGCATCGCGGTGGTCCGCAATGCGGACAAATTCATCAGCAAGTACCGCGAATCGCTTGAAAAATGGGCCGACTCCCAATCCAGCGATTGCTCGCTGATTCTCGAAATCCAGACATTTCCAGCCAACACAAAGCTCTACACTGCGATTTCGAAGAAGGGGAAGCTCGTCAAATGCACCCCTCCGCAGAAAGCATCGTGGGGAAATCCCCCGGACGATAAAGCCTTGCAACAATGGGTCGTCTCGTGGGGAAAAAGCCGGCATGGGCTCGAACTCACAGCCAACCAAGCAGCTTTGGTCGTCGAACGCATTGGAGCTGTATGCGGACTGATCGACTGCGAACTCGCCAAGCTCGCGTTGTTCAAGGATGGGAAAGGGAATGTTCCAAACGATAGAGTCGCGGAGCTGATCGGCGGTTGGCGAACCCAGACAGCTTGGGAGGTCGCCGATGCGATTGCAGATGGAAAGACCTCGGTAGCCTTGGAGCAGCTAGAAAAACTGCTCCACGCTGGGCAAACCACCGTCGGGCTCGCCGCCCAGATTTCTTGGTCACTCCGCCGTTACGGAGTCGCGGCTCAATGGATCGAGCAGTGCGAAAAAGAGGGGGACAAAGTTTCGCTGGGCTCGGCCTTGGAAAAGGCTGGCTTCAACCGATTCGATTTGGCCAAATCCGAGGCCCGATTGCGTCGAATCGGTCGTGCTCGGGCAAAGAACCTACTTCAGGCCTTGGTCGATTTGGAGCTCAAACTCAAAGGGAGCCACAGCAACGAATACAGGGCGAGGTTTGCATTCGAATCCCTGATATTTTCTCTCTCCTAG
- a CDS encoding amidohydrolase family protein: MDWATLETRKRRNWFLVVIAWMLGATPFETSLSQEKRPAEQIAAPPSSLQSSPSATADHWLLHPSARMPRTAIERAKFPVVDCHTHFWVKGRHDEDLLRRYVAMMDRNNIAISVSLDGTLGPQLERHVKFLQADYANRFVIFANIDFRGAADEKDFAKWECNQPHFIRNVVEQLREAHRKDWIGGLKFFKDFGLGYRDAMGVLLRVDDPRWDPIWETCGELGLPVLMHTADPSAFFRPITEINERKRELEQHPDWSFHGDGFPSRDALLEARNRVVGRHPKTRFIAAHFGNDAEDLTQLSRWLEEYPNLHVEFASRINELGRQPYTSRDFFVRYQDRILFGTDGPWPEKRLHSYWRFLETKDEYFAYSDKVPPPQGDWNIYGIFLEDKILRKIYHENAARLIPGVREKLSEQSSLQSPAPVRN; this comes from the coding sequence ATGGATTGGGCCACCTTGGAAACGCGCAAACGACGTAATTGGTTTCTGGTCGTGATTGCATGGATGCTGGGGGCGACCCCTTTCGAAACATCCCTGTCACAAGAAAAGCGACCTGCGGAACAAATCGCTGCACCGCCAAGTTCGCTACAAAGTTCGCCGTCAGCAACGGCCGATCATTGGCTTCTACACCCGAGTGCGCGGATGCCCCGCACGGCGATCGAGAGAGCCAAGTTCCCGGTTGTGGATTGCCATACCCACTTTTGGGTCAAAGGTCGGCATGACGAAGACCTTTTGCGACGGTACGTCGCCATGATGGATCGCAACAACATCGCGATTTCGGTTTCTCTCGATGGAACGCTTGGCCCACAACTAGAGCGCCACGTGAAATTCCTACAGGCTGACTACGCGAATCGCTTTGTGATCTTCGCGAATATCGACTTCCGAGGTGCGGCGGACGAAAAGGACTTTGCGAAGTGGGAATGCAATCAACCTCATTTCATCCGTAACGTGGTGGAACAGCTTCGGGAAGCTCATCGAAAGGATTGGATCGGTGGTCTCAAGTTTTTCAAGGACTTCGGACTTGGCTATCGCGATGCGATGGGCGTGTTGCTTCGGGTTGACGACCCGCGATGGGATCCGATCTGGGAAACCTGCGGAGAGCTTGGACTCCCTGTCCTAATGCACACGGCTGATCCGAGTGCCTTCTTTCGGCCCATCACGGAAATCAATGAACGAAAGCGAGAGCTCGAGCAGCATCCTGATTGGTCGTTTCATGGCGACGGATTCCCGTCCCGCGATGCCTTGCTGGAAGCCAGAAATCGCGTGGTCGGACGCCATCCGAAAACTCGTTTCATCGCAGCACACTTTGGGAACGATGCGGAAGACCTGACTCAGTTGTCCCGTTGGCTTGAGGAATACCCCAACCTTCATGTCGAGTTCGCTTCACGCATCAACGAATTGGGCCGGCAGCCCTACACGTCTCGCGATTTCTTTGTCCGGTATCAAGACCGAATCCTTTTCGGTACGGATGGTCCATGGCCGGAAAAACGTTTGCATTCCTATTGGCGCTTCCTCGAAACGAAAGACGAATACTTTGCTTACTCCGATAAAGTCCCGCCACCGCAAGGAGACTGGAACATCTACGGGATCTTTCTCGAAGACAAGATTCTTCGAAAAATTTACCATGAAAACGCGGCCCGTTTGATCCCTGGAGTTCGAGAGAAACTCTCCGAGCAGTCCAGCCTCCAGTCGCCTGCCCCCGTGCGGAATTGA
- a CDS encoding pyridoxal phosphate-dependent aminotransferase: MASTHPWIAKRTLAFDSSGIRKVFELAAKLTNPINLSIGQPDFDVPQPIRFSAIEAIESGRNAYSPTQGIPPLVDKLQKEIQKKWNHEDRKVFVSSGTSGGLVLSMLSLVDPGDEVIIFDPYFVMYVPLVQLVGGVPVLIDTYPDFRIDLDKVRDAITPRTKLVLFNSPGNPTGVTASVEEIEGLAKLCKEKNIALISDEIYSGFHFDSPMCSPAKFNEDTIVIDGFSKSHAMTGWRLGYVHGPSQVIQTMLKIQQYSFVCAPTPFQWAALAAYDHDMTQYYRDYASKRDRIVEGLKDDYEFTTPGGAFYIFPKAPGGSGSRFVERCIANELLVIPGNIFSQRDTHFRISFAASNETLDRGIDVLRKLARE, encoded by the coding sequence ATGGCCAGCACCCATCCTTGGATTGCAAAACGAACTCTTGCATTCGACTCGAGCGGTATCCGCAAAGTCTTTGAATTGGCGGCGAAGCTGACGAATCCGATCAATCTCTCGATTGGCCAGCCCGATTTTGATGTGCCGCAGCCGATTCGTTTTTCTGCTATCGAAGCCATCGAGTCAGGACGCAATGCTTATTCGCCCACGCAGGGAATCCCGCCACTCGTCGATAAACTTCAAAAGGAAATTCAAAAGAAATGGAATCACGAGGATCGCAAGGTTTTTGTCAGTTCCGGTACTTCTGGCGGCTTGGTCCTCTCGATGCTTTCGCTCGTCGACCCAGGGGATGAAGTCATCATCTTCGATCCCTATTTCGTGATGTATGTCCCGCTGGTCCAACTCGTAGGGGGTGTACCCGTTCTGATCGATACCTACCCCGATTTCCGCATCGACCTCGACAAGGTGCGAGATGCGATTACTCCTCGGACCAAGCTGGTCCTATTCAACTCCCCTGGGAATCCCACCGGCGTGACGGCGAGTGTCGAAGAGATCGAAGGGCTGGCGAAGCTGTGCAAGGAGAAGAACATCGCTTTGATCTCGGATGAAATCTATTCCGGATTTCATTTCGATAGCCCGATGTGCTCCCCGGCCAAGTTCAACGAAGACACCATTGTGATCGACGGCTTTTCGAAGAGTCACGCAATGACTGGCTGGCGATTGGGATATGTGCACGGGCCCTCGCAAGTCATTCAAACCATGTTGAAGATTCAGCAGTACTCGTTTGTTTGCGCACCGACTCCGTTCCAATGGGCTGCGCTGGCTGCGTACGATCACGATATGACTCAGTACTATCGCGATTACGCTTCGAAACGGGATCGAATCGTCGAGGGCTTGAAAGATGACTACGAATTCACCACCCCAGGCGGTGCGTTTTATATCTTTCCGAAAGCTCCCGGGGGAAGCGGCAGCCGATTCGTGGAACGCTGCATTGCAAACGAGTTGCTGGTTATCCCTGGGAACATCTTCTCGCAGCGAGACACCCACTTCCGAATTTCATTCGCTGCAAGCAACGAGACCTTGGACCGCGGTATCGATGTCCTCCGTAAACTCGCTAGAGAATAA